The Mycteria americana isolate JAX WOST 10 ecotype Jacksonville Zoo and Gardens chromosome 2, USCA_MyAme_1.0, whole genome shotgun sequence genome contains the following window.
TCTAAGTGTAATATGCATATGTGTTCTATTTAaacttctcttcattttcttcttcttgtagGTATTACGACAACTTTACCCAGTGCACAGAACGTGAAGCCAACAATGCAAGTTGCTTTTGGCCAAACCCCCTTGCAGAGGGCTTTATCACTGGAATTCATAAACAATTCTTTTCAAACTGTACTTCAGAAAAGGTTCACTGGGAAGATCCACCGGATGAAATTCTCATAACTCTGATCTTGATCCCAGTCATGTTGACATGTGCCATGATAACACTGGTAGTATGGTGCAGCAAGAGAAGTGATATCCTGCTGTAAGTTGTTCTTttgggctttctttttctctttttccttcttccaaaaacagtaagaaaggagGACAAAGAGAGAAACTTGACATAAGGATTTCAGATCTGCTGAAATGGAACCTGTGAGATACTGAGACAGAGACAGCGCTGCTGTGAACAgagctgcctgcggctgctgccAAAAGTCACTGCTTCTGAGCTTGGCTATTGGTGTTGCTGGTGCAAAGCTCTCTACTTCCTTTGGGCCTCATCAACATGGAATTCACAGGCAGCTCCCAGAAACAGGACAGTCCCCAGAAAATGGACCCCTTAGCTGCAAAAGGGGTAAAGTTACTTTCCCATGGATAAAGCTGGTTGGTAAACTTAAGTTTTGCAAAACTGTATGTA
Protein-coding sequences here:
- the RAMP3 gene encoding receptor activity-modifying protein 3, coding for METPGCCRRQLPVLLLWVNGLMTLGFAGARQQTNLCNESLMLEKLPACGKSFEEMMKKVDSKKWCNLTEFIMYYDNFTQCTEREANNASCFWPNPLAEGFITGIHKQFFSNCTSEKVHWEDPPDEILITLILIPVMLTCAMITLVVWCSKRSDILL